In a single window of the Thunnus albacares chromosome 1, fThuAlb1.1, whole genome shotgun sequence genome:
- the si:dkey-127k13.1 gene encoding PWWP domain-containing DNA repair factor 3B, with the protein MSDLDNPLNSRGNLSSERTAPSLRTMKGGTRKTRKRDPKMTSTETVNSETLSSQATEESSALPGCDLTIDSQSAACPLSSTPKRSRRQTAQIQGAYQTSTPVRSSAIDNPSNTSTSPAGAKQVELECTKFTKQLKTSEGDSPCSQSDSQSRFRRGRSAQRRQARKSATKEPTQTGSQSNGPPAKCRRRRKQEMETENSEIDTTTQSSERCRPRFELKKPDEAEQDESLLSSDLSIELSHHEEQLPSLSFQEDEESEEEEAEELPSFLMQVDKKPPSITEGVFVWCKFRNYPFWPALVKSVNRKLRKASIMFIDDPMIHQKKGFTVALKTLKPFDCEGANELVCKAKENYDAAIQWSLQLIADYSIRIACGSFSGSFIEYFAHDMSYPVRRMYPQAASERLTIASDSMMEEPCDDHKEDSFSEQQEEVSRTSKRLLPDRTHAAHNRANEKLVHFIVKQRMVEGRLLAVIRGQQQSRWLHSFQSANRRRVVNRRVVNIYLEDDQQLDQVYWYLNELYTTAVNAPCLVEVKSMERVPFVLDVLLPEAIIYAIAGVDNISVKKAEEKYLKGRCISNRERQEFDLMIERQMKKKSLHQNSALFSDAIS; encoded by the exons ATGTCTGATCTTGATAATCCACTGAACTCAAGGGGAAATCTTTCCAGCGAGAGGACTGCACCAAGTCTTAGAACAATGAAAG GGGGAACTCGGAAAACCAGAAAAAGGGATCCTAAAATGACCTCAACAGAAACAGTTAACTCAGAAACTCTTTCATCTCAAGCCACAGAGGAATCAAGTGCTCTGCCAGGCTGTGATCTTACCATTGACAGCCAGTCTGCTGCATGTCCCTTATCAAGTACTCCAAAAAGAAGCAGGAGACAAACAGCACAGATACAAGGAGCCTACCAGACCTCCACACCAGTCCGCAGCTCAGCCATTGACAACCCGTCCAACACCTCCACATCACCTGCTGGAGCAAAACAAGTAGAGCTAGAGTGCACTAAGTTCACCAAACAGTTAAAG ACATCCGAGGGAGATTCGCCATGCAGTCAATCAGACTCTCAGAGCAGATTTAGGAGGGGTCGTTCGGCCCAGCGAAGACAAGCTAGAAAAAGTGCAACAAAGGAACCAACGCAGACTGGCAGTCAAAGCAATGGTCCTCCAGCCAAGTGCCGGCGTcgcaggaaacaggaaatggagACAGAGAATTCAGAAATAGACACTACTACTCAGTCATCAGAACGTTGTAGACCAAGATTTGAGCTGAAGAAGCCTGATGAAGCAGAGCAAG ATGAGTCTTTGCTGTCTTCAGATCTGTCTATAGAGCTAAGTCACCATGAAGAGCAGCTGCCCTCTTTGTCCTTCCAGGAAGATGAGgaaagtgaggaggaggaggcggaggagctGCCAAGTTTCTTGATGCAGGTGGACAAAA AGCCCCCATCCATTACAGAGggagtgtttgtgtggtgtAAATTTAGAAATTATCCATTCTGGCCTGCATTG gTAAAAAGTGTCAACCGGAAGCTGAGAAAAGCCAGCATCATGTTCATTGATGACCCAATGATTCACCAAAAAAAGGG GTTTACTGTGGCTCTGAAAACCCTGAAGCCTTTTGACTGTGAAGGAGCTAATGAGCTGGTG TGTAAAGCCAAAGAAAACTATGATGCTGCAATCCAGTGGTCCCTGCAGCTGATAGCAGACTACAGTATACGGATTG CATGTGGCTCCTTTTCTGGCTCCTTCATCGAGTACTTTGCTCATGACATGA GCTATCCCGTGAGGAGGATGTATCCTCAGGCAGCCTCAGAGAGGTTAACCATCGCCAGTGATTCGATGATGGAGGAGCCATGTGATGATCACAAGGAGGACAGCTTTAGTGAACAGCAGGAAGAGGTCAGCAGGACTTCAAAGAGGTTGCTGCCAGACCGGACCCATGCTGCCCACAACCGCGCTAATGAGAAACTTGTACATTTCATCGTGAAGCAGCGCATGGTGGAGGGACGCCTTCTG GCTGTGATCCGTGGGCAGCAGCAGTCCAGATGGCTTCACTCCTTCCAGAGTGCTAATCGGAGACGGGTGGTGAACAGACGGGTGGTGAACATATACTTAGAAGATGACCAGCAGTTGGACCAAGTCTATTGGTACCTAAATGAGCTCTACACAACGGCTGTGAACGCTCCCTGCCTGGTTGAGGTGAAATCTATGGAACGTGTGCCCTTTGTCCTGGATGTGCTTCTTCCTGAG GCCATCATCTATGCCATAGCTGGGGTGGACAATATCTCAGTAAAAAAGGCAGAAGAGAAGTACCTAAAAGGACGATGTATAAGTAACAG AGAAAGACAGGAGTTTGACTTGATGATTGAGCGGCAGATGAAGAAAAAGTCACTTCATCAGAATTCTGCACTATTCTCTGACGCCATCAGTTAG